Proteins from one Carassius gibelio isolate Cgi1373 ecotype wild population from Czech Republic chromosome A25, carGib1.2-hapl.c, whole genome shotgun sequence genomic window:
- the LOC127947151 gene encoding transcription factor PU.1 isoform X1 yields MLHYRMDGCVISPLSEELIPYDPDTRPIYDFYPYLSTDPQTHPESGWDYTGIHGHHGEFEPPQGNHFTELHPSTYRYGDVESFHPSVDSGMGTLLPVVPPQVVSSGCASGLDAVNYHRCVPALRVSAPSVLYTYVPHTMYQRSPVPHCSTDDEDPGGRSPPFEVSEGEEDNDKHPGISSTLSGNKRKVRLYQFLLDLLQDGDMRDCIWWVDRERGIFQFSSKHKEILAGRWGQQKGNRKRMTYQKMARALRNYGKTGEVKKVKKKLTYQFSGEVLRRTTTERRQYHH; encoded by the exons ATGTTGCATTACAGAATGGATGGCTGTGTAATTTCACCT ttgtcAGAAGAATTAATTCCGTATGATCCAGACACTCGGCCAATATATGACTTCTACCCGTATCTCAGTACTGACCCTCAGACTCATCCTG AAAGTGGCTGGGACTACACAGGCATTCATGGCCATCACGGTGAATTTGAGCCGCCTCAAGGAAACCATTTCACAGAGCTGCATCCCAGCACATACCGCTATGGAGACGTGGAGTCCTTCCATCCATCCGTAGATTCAGGGATGGGAACACTTTTACCTGTTGTTCCTCCACAG GTGGTTTCGTCAGGGTGCGCAAGTGGATTGGATGCAGTTAATTACCACAGATGTGTCCCAGCTCTGAGAGTTAGTGCACCCTCAGTACTG TATACTTATGTACCCCATACAATGTACCAGCGGTCCCCTGTCCCCCACTGCAGTACCGATGATGAGGACCCCGGGGGACGCAGTCCACCCTTTGAGGTGTCCGAGGGTGAGGAGGACAATGACAAACACCCAGGCATCTCCAGCACTCTATCAG GAAACAAACGGAAAGTGCGCCTCTATCAGTTCCTCCTGGACCTTCTGCAGGACGGAGACATGCGGGACTGCATCTGGTGGGTGGACCGAGAGCGAGGCATCTTTCAGTTCTCCTCCAAACACAAGGAGATACTCGCCGGCCGCTGGGGCCAGCAGAAGGGCAACCGCAAGAGAATGACCTACCAGAAGATGGCCAGGGCCCTGCGCAACTACGGCAAGACCGGCGAGGTCAAAAAGGTGAAGAAGAAGCTGACGTACCAGTTCAGCGGCGAGGTGCTGAGGAGGACGACTACGGAGAGGAGGCAGTATCATCACTGA
- the LOC127947151 gene encoding transcription factor PU.1 isoform X2 — MLHYRMDGCVISPLSEELIPYDPDTRPIYDFYPYLSTDPQTHPESGWDYTGIHGHHGEFEPPQGNHFTELHPSTYRYGDVESFHPSVDSGMGTLLPVVPPQVVSSGCASGLDAVNYHRCVPALRYTYVPHTMYQRSPVPHCSTDDEDPGGRSPPFEVSEGEEDNDKHPGISSTLSGNKRKVRLYQFLLDLLQDGDMRDCIWWVDRERGIFQFSSKHKEILAGRWGQQKGNRKRMTYQKMARALRNYGKTGEVKKVKKKLTYQFSGEVLRRTTTERRQYHH, encoded by the exons ATGTTGCATTACAGAATGGATGGCTGTGTAATTTCACCT ttgtcAGAAGAATTAATTCCGTATGATCCAGACACTCGGCCAATATATGACTTCTACCCGTATCTCAGTACTGACCCTCAGACTCATCCTG AAAGTGGCTGGGACTACACAGGCATTCATGGCCATCACGGTGAATTTGAGCCGCCTCAAGGAAACCATTTCACAGAGCTGCATCCCAGCACATACCGCTATGGAGACGTGGAGTCCTTCCATCCATCCGTAGATTCAGGGATGGGAACACTTTTACCTGTTGTTCCTCCACAG GTGGTTTCGTCAGGGTGCGCAAGTGGATTGGATGCAGTTAATTACCACAGATGTGTCCCAGCTCTGAGA TATACTTATGTACCCCATACAATGTACCAGCGGTCCCCTGTCCCCCACTGCAGTACCGATGATGAGGACCCCGGGGGACGCAGTCCACCCTTTGAGGTGTCCGAGGGTGAGGAGGACAATGACAAACACCCAGGCATCTCCAGCACTCTATCAG GAAACAAACGGAAAGTGCGCCTCTATCAGTTCCTCCTGGACCTTCTGCAGGACGGAGACATGCGGGACTGCATCTGGTGGGTGGACCGAGAGCGAGGCATCTTTCAGTTCTCCTCCAAACACAAGGAGATACTCGCCGGCCGCTGGGGCCAGCAGAAGGGCAACCGCAAGAGAATGACCTACCAGAAGATGGCCAGGGCCCTGCGCAACTACGGCAAGACCGGCGAGGTCAAAAAGGTGAAGAAGAAGCTGACGTACCAGTTCAGCGGCGAGGTGCTGAGGAGGACGACTACGGAGAGGAGGCAGTATCATCACTGA
- the LOC127947151 gene encoding transcription factor PU.1 isoform X3, which yields MLHYRMDGCVISPLSEELIPYDPDTRPIYDFYPYLSTDPQTHPESGWDYTGIHGHHGEFEPPQGNHFTELHPSTYRYGDVESFHPSVDSGMGTLLPVVPPQYTYVPHTMYQRSPVPHCSTDDEDPGGRSPPFEVSEGEEDNDKHPGISSTLSGNKRKVRLYQFLLDLLQDGDMRDCIWWVDRERGIFQFSSKHKEILAGRWGQQKGNRKRMTYQKMARALRNYGKTGEVKKVKKKLTYQFSGEVLRRTTTERRQYHH from the exons ATGTTGCATTACAGAATGGATGGCTGTGTAATTTCACCT ttgtcAGAAGAATTAATTCCGTATGATCCAGACACTCGGCCAATATATGACTTCTACCCGTATCTCAGTACTGACCCTCAGACTCATCCTG AAAGTGGCTGGGACTACACAGGCATTCATGGCCATCACGGTGAATTTGAGCCGCCTCAAGGAAACCATTTCACAGAGCTGCATCCCAGCACATACCGCTATGGAGACGTGGAGTCCTTCCATCCATCCGTAGATTCAGGGATGGGAACACTTTTACCTGTTGTTCCTCCACAG TATACTTATGTACCCCATACAATGTACCAGCGGTCCCCTGTCCCCCACTGCAGTACCGATGATGAGGACCCCGGGGGACGCAGTCCACCCTTTGAGGTGTCCGAGGGTGAGGAGGACAATGACAAACACCCAGGCATCTCCAGCACTCTATCAG GAAACAAACGGAAAGTGCGCCTCTATCAGTTCCTCCTGGACCTTCTGCAGGACGGAGACATGCGGGACTGCATCTGGTGGGTGGACCGAGAGCGAGGCATCTTTCAGTTCTCCTCCAAACACAAGGAGATACTCGCCGGCCGCTGGGGCCAGCAGAAGGGCAACCGCAAGAGAATGACCTACCAGAAGATGGCCAGGGCCCTGCGCAACTACGGCAAGACCGGCGAGGTCAAAAAGGTGAAGAAGAAGCTGACGTACCAGTTCAGCGGCGAGGTGCTGAGGAGGACGACTACGGAGAGGAGGCAGTATCATCACTGA